One Brassica napus cultivar Da-Ae chromosome A1, Da-Ae, whole genome shotgun sequence genomic region harbors:
- the LOC111203338 gene encoding pentatricopeptide repeat-containing protein At4g32430, mitochondrial-like isoform X2, with amino-acid sequence MSWRHEAWLPSPRVLDSLWFHFLRLCFKRCNGNVPMRSAGVVFDAFTYSTALSFCVGFEGFSLGLQLHSIVVKTGLESDVVVGNSFITMYSRGGSFRDARRVFDEKVVKDMITWNSLLSGLSQGGNLGFEAVLVFREMMRQGVELDHVSFTSVITTCCHENDLKIARQIHGLCLKRGYATLVSVGNMLMTSYWKCGVVEAARSVFYEMSERNVISWTTMISANKDDAVSIFHKMRLDGVFPNEVTFIGLINAVKCNEQIKEGVKMHGICIKTGFASKPSIGNSFITMYAKFEALEDAKKAFDEINVKEIISWNAMISGFAQNGFSLEALKMYLSAAAEATPNEYTFGSVLNAIASAENISLRHGQRCHAHILKLGLNSCPVVSSALLDMYAKRGSIDESEKVFDEMSEKNQFVWTSIISAYSSHGDFESVMSSFQEMVNQNIAPDLITFLSVLTACNRKGMVDKGYEIFSSMTKDYCLEPSHEHYSCMVDMLGRAGRLKEAEELMIEVPGGPGVSMLQSMLGSCRLHGNSKIGEKVAELVMEMEPKLSGSYVQMYNIHAEMGQWEKAAEIRRRMRKKDVKKEIGTSWVDFIDSEGSLTTIGFSSGDKSHPKSDEIYGMVETLGLEMDLEEEVARSGLLFRVV; translated from the exons ATGTCGTGGAGACACGAAGCTTGGTTGCCAAGTCCACGGGTTCTCGATAGCCTCTGGTTTCACTTCCTTCGTCTGTGTTTCAAACGCTGTAATGGGAATGTACC GATGAGATCTGCAGGAGTGGTTTTCGACGCGTTTACTTATTCAACGGCTCTTTCCTTCTGTGTGGGGTTTGAAGGGTTTAGTTTAGGATTACAGTTGCATTCTATTGTTGTGAAGACTGGTCTGGAGAGTGATGTTGTGGTTGGGAACTCGTTTATAACAATGTACTCGCGTGGTGGAAGTTTCAGAGATGCTAGGAGAGTCTTTGATGAGAAGGTGGTTAAGGATATGATTACGTGGAACTCTTTGTTGTCAGGACTTTCTCAAGGAGGTAATCTCGGGTTTGAGGCGGTGCTTGTGTTTAGGGAGATGATGAGACAAGGTGTGGAGCTTGACCACGTGTCTTTTACTAGCGTGATCACTACTTGTTGTCACGAAAATGATCTGAAGATAGCTAGGCAGATCCATGGTCTGTGCTTAAAAAGAGGTTATGCGACACTTGTTTCCGTTGGTAATATGTTGATGACGAGTTACTGGAAGTGTGGGGTTGTAGAAGCTGCGAGATCAGTGTTTTACGAGATGAGCGAGAGGAATGTTATCTCTTGGACAACGATGATCTCCGCGAATAAAGACGATGCTGTGTCTATCTTTCATAAGATGAGGTTAGATGGAGTGTTCCCTAACGAGGTCACGTTTATTGGTTTAATCAACGCTGTTAAGTGCAATGAGCAAATCAAAGAAGGGGTCAAGATGCACGGGATATGCATCAAGACTGGTTTTGCTTCGAAACCATCTATTGGCAACAGTTTCATCACAATGTACGCCAAGTTTGAGGCTCTGGAGGACGCCAAGAAGGCGTTCGATGAGATAAATGTCAAGGAGATTATCTCCTGGAACGCTATGATCTCTGGATTTGCTCAAAACGGATTCTCGCTCGAAGCTCTCAAGATGTACTTATCAGCAGCGGCGGAAGCAACGCCGAATGAGTACACTTTCGGAAGTGTGCTAAACGCAATAGCCTCTGCGGAGAATATTTCTCTGAGGCATGGTCAGCGTTGCCATGCTCATATACTGAAGTTGGGTTTAAACAGCTGTCCCGTTGTTTCGAGCGCGCTTCTCGATATGTACGCCAAGCGTGGGAGCATCGATGAGTCAGAGAAAGTCTTTGACGAGATGTCTGAAAAGAACCAGTTTGTTTGGACATCGATAATCTCGGCCTACTCAAGCCACGGGGATTTTGAATCGGTGATGAGCTCGTTTCAGGAGATGGTTAACCAGAACATAGCACCGGATCTGATCACGTTTCTGTCTGTGTTGACAGCTTGTAATAGAAAAGGTATGGTGGACAAAGGGTATGAGATTTTCAGCTCGATGACCAAAGACTACTGCCTCGAGCCGTCTCATGAGCACTACTCGTGTATGGTCGACATGCTTGGCCGAGCCGGGAGGTTGAAAGAGGCAGAGGAGCTTATGATTGAGGTTCCTGGAGGACCAGGGGTGTCGATGCTGCAGAGCATGCTGGGGTCTTGTAGGCTGCACGGGAACTCTAAAATTGGAGAGAAAGTGGCTGAGCTTGTTATGGAGATGGAACCGAAGTTGTCAGGTTCTTATGTTCAGATGTATAACATCCATGCAGAGATGGGACAGTGGGAAAAAGCTGCGGAGATTAGGAGGAGGATGAGGAAGAAAGATGTGAAGAAAGAAATAGGAACCAGTTGGGTTGATTTTATTGATAGTGAAGGTTCTTTGACGACGATAGGTTTCTCTTCAGGTGATAAGTCTCACCCGAAGTCTGATGAGATTTATGGAATGGTGGAAACTCTTGGTTTGGAGATGGATTTGGAGGAGGAGGTTGCACGTTCAGGGCTTTTATTCAGAGTTGTTTAA
- the LOC111203338 gene encoding pentatricopeptide repeat-containing protein At4g32430, mitochondrial-like isoform X1 produces MTLLSYLHCTPSKSFPFRIFRYPLISAHKLFDGSSQRNATTYINHSISESLRRGSPSQALAIFTKNLQLGLSGRNIVNEVTLCLALKACRGDTKLGCQVHGFSIASGFTSFVCVSNAVMGMYRKAGRFDNALCIFESLVDPDVVSWNTILSGFDEDQVAMSFVVRMRSAGVVFDAFTYSTALSFCVGFEGFSLGLQLHSIVVKTGLESDVVVGNSFITMYSRGGSFRDARRVFDEKVVKDMITWNSLLSGLSQGGNLGFEAVLVFREMMRQGVELDHVSFTSVITTCCHENDLKIARQIHGLCLKRGYATLVSVGNMLMTSYWKCGVVEAARSVFYEMSERNVISWTTMISANKDDAVSIFHKMRLDGVFPNEVTFIGLINAVKCNEQIKEGVKMHGICIKTGFASKPSIGNSFITMYAKFEALEDAKKAFDEINVKEIISWNAMISGFAQNGFSLEALKMYLSAAAEATPNEYTFGSVLNAIASAENISLRHGQRCHAHILKLGLNSCPVVSSALLDMYAKRGSIDESEKVFDEMSEKNQFVWTSIISAYSSHGDFESVMSSFQEMVNQNIAPDLITFLSVLTACNRKGMVDKGYEIFSSMTKDYCLEPSHEHYSCMVDMLGRAGRLKEAEELMIEVPGGPGVSMLQSMLGSCRLHGNSKIGEKVAELVMEMEPKLSGSYVQMYNIHAEMGQWEKAAEIRRRMRKKDVKKEIGTSWVDFIDSEGSLTTIGFSSGDKSHPKSDEIYGMVETLGLEMDLEEEVARSGLLFRVV; encoded by the coding sequence ATGACCCTTTTGAGTTATTTACACTGTACTCCCTCAAAGTCTTTTCCTTTTCGAATTTTTCGCTATCCTTTGATTAGTGCACACAAGCTGTTCGATGGAAGTTCTCAAAGAAACGCGACAACGTACATTAACCATTCGATCAGCGAATCCTTACGTAGAGGATCTCCTTCGCAAGCACTTGCGATCTTCACTAAGAATCTCCAGCTGGGGTTATCTGGTCGTAATATTGTAAACGAGGTCACTCTTTGCTTAGCTCTTAAAGCATGTCGTGGAGACACGAAGCTTGGTTGCCAAGTCCACGGGTTCTCGATAGCCTCTGGTTTCACTTCCTTCGTCTGTGTTTCAAACGCTGTAATGGGAATGTACCGTAAAGCCGGTCGGTTTGACAATGCTTTGTGCATATTTGAGAGTCTGGTTGATCCTGATGTTGTTTCTTGGAACACTATACTCTCTGGGTTCGATGAAGATCAAGTTGCTATGAGTTTCGTTGTTAGGATGAGATCTGCAGGAGTGGTTTTCGACGCGTTTACTTATTCAACGGCTCTTTCCTTCTGTGTGGGGTTTGAAGGGTTTAGTTTAGGATTACAGTTGCATTCTATTGTTGTGAAGACTGGTCTGGAGAGTGATGTTGTGGTTGGGAACTCGTTTATAACAATGTACTCGCGTGGTGGAAGTTTCAGAGATGCTAGGAGAGTCTTTGATGAGAAGGTGGTTAAGGATATGATTACGTGGAACTCTTTGTTGTCAGGACTTTCTCAAGGAGGTAATCTCGGGTTTGAGGCGGTGCTTGTGTTTAGGGAGATGATGAGACAAGGTGTGGAGCTTGACCACGTGTCTTTTACTAGCGTGATCACTACTTGTTGTCACGAAAATGATCTGAAGATAGCTAGGCAGATCCATGGTCTGTGCTTAAAAAGAGGTTATGCGACACTTGTTTCCGTTGGTAATATGTTGATGACGAGTTACTGGAAGTGTGGGGTTGTAGAAGCTGCGAGATCAGTGTTTTACGAGATGAGCGAGAGGAATGTTATCTCTTGGACAACGATGATCTCCGCGAATAAAGACGATGCTGTGTCTATCTTTCATAAGATGAGGTTAGATGGAGTGTTCCCTAACGAGGTCACGTTTATTGGTTTAATCAACGCTGTTAAGTGCAATGAGCAAATCAAAGAAGGGGTCAAGATGCACGGGATATGCATCAAGACTGGTTTTGCTTCGAAACCATCTATTGGCAACAGTTTCATCACAATGTACGCCAAGTTTGAGGCTCTGGAGGACGCCAAGAAGGCGTTCGATGAGATAAATGTCAAGGAGATTATCTCCTGGAACGCTATGATCTCTGGATTTGCTCAAAACGGATTCTCGCTCGAAGCTCTCAAGATGTACTTATCAGCAGCGGCGGAAGCAACGCCGAATGAGTACACTTTCGGAAGTGTGCTAAACGCAATAGCCTCTGCGGAGAATATTTCTCTGAGGCATGGTCAGCGTTGCCATGCTCATATACTGAAGTTGGGTTTAAACAGCTGTCCCGTTGTTTCGAGCGCGCTTCTCGATATGTACGCCAAGCGTGGGAGCATCGATGAGTCAGAGAAAGTCTTTGACGAGATGTCTGAAAAGAACCAGTTTGTTTGGACATCGATAATCTCGGCCTACTCAAGCCACGGGGATTTTGAATCGGTGATGAGCTCGTTTCAGGAGATGGTTAACCAGAACATAGCACCGGATCTGATCACGTTTCTGTCTGTGTTGACAGCTTGTAATAGAAAAGGTATGGTGGACAAAGGGTATGAGATTTTCAGCTCGATGACCAAAGACTACTGCCTCGAGCCGTCTCATGAGCACTACTCGTGTATGGTCGACATGCTTGGCCGAGCCGGGAGGTTGAAAGAGGCAGAGGAGCTTATGATTGAGGTTCCTGGAGGACCAGGGGTGTCGATGCTGCAGAGCATGCTGGGGTCTTGTAGGCTGCACGGGAACTCTAAAATTGGAGAGAAAGTGGCTGAGCTTGTTATGGAGATGGAACCGAAGTTGTCAGGTTCTTATGTTCAGATGTATAACATCCATGCAGAGATGGGACAGTGGGAAAAAGCTGCGGAGATTAGGAGGAGGATGAGGAAGAAAGATGTGAAGAAAGAAATAGGAACCAGTTGGGTTGATTTTATTGATAGTGAAGGTTCTTTGACGACGATAGGTTTCTCTTCAGGTGATAAGTCTCACCCGAAGTCTGATGAGATTTATGGAATGGTGGAAACTCTTGGTTTGGAGATGGATTTGGAGGAGGAGGTTGCACGTTCAGGGCTTTTATTCAGAGTTGTTTAA